The following coding sequences lie in one Homalodisca vitripennis isolate AUS2020 chromosome X, UT_GWSS_2.1, whole genome shotgun sequence genomic window:
- the LOC124368939 gene encoding uncharacterized protein LOC124368939 isoform X1, with protein sequence MRGAMILLVLSALLLSTEAKYGFSSLYNMVFGRPGCNNGCGAFSCCTPARSCSFVDPIDFDISEFSPFMNVLFTVATAEVYRIDNVCYSFLVDDDGNSAFSRSIVFEDGTRQLKTFEANGVADNVFNAQGGPCRFDFEVTAIIQELECLTSPIYIVNRCFCNDCCNEDSMVIALTCNVKVGQKCMDRAIEVASEQFPCYIFRKMPNLLLQSCVSPLNCSPYLPESAVFMCM encoded by the exons ATGAGAGGGGCCATGATATTGCTTGTGCTCTCTGCTTTGTTGCTCTCCACAGAGGCCAAATATGGTTTCTCTTCTCTGTATAACATGGTGTTTGGTCGACCAGGTTGTAACAACGGATGCGGTGCCTTTTCCTGCTGTACACCTGCTAGGTCTTGCTCATTTGTTGATCCTATAGACTTTGACATTTCCGAG TTCTCTCCCTTCATGAATGTATTGTTCACCGTAGCCACTGCAGAAGTCTACAGGATAGACAACGTCTGCTACTCATTTCTTGTAGACGATGACGGTAACTCAGCATTTTCAAGATCAATAGTTTT tgaagATGGCACCAGACAATTGAAAACTTTTGAGGCCAATGGTGTGGCAGACAATGTCTTTAATGCTCaag gtGGCCCATGCAGATTTGATTTTGAAGTGACGGCTATTATTCAAGAACTCGAATGCCTGACCAGTCCCATATATATAGTAAACCGCTGCTTCTGCAATGACT gttGCAACGAAGACTCTATGGTGATCGCTTTAACCTGCAACGTGAAAGTCGGTCAGAAATGTATGGACAGAGCAATCGAAGTCGCTTCCGAACAATTCCCATGTTATATATTCCGGAAAATGCCAAACTTATTATTGCAAAGTTGCGTTTCACCTTTGAACTGCTCACCGTACCTTCCCGAATCGGCTGTATTTATGTGCATGTAA
- the LOC124368939 gene encoding uncharacterized protein LOC124368939 isoform X2 — protein MRGAMILLVLSALLLSTEAKYGFSSLYNMVFGRPGCNNGCGAFSCCTPARSCSFVDPIDFDISEFSPFMNVLFTVATAEVYRIDNVCYSFLVDDDGNSAFSRSIVFEDGTRQLKTFEANGVADNVFNAQGGPCRFDFEVTAIIQELECLTSPIYIVNRCFCNDCCNEDSMVIALTNNLLLSSLCMDKAIAVASEQYPCFLFRQMPNLLLPSCIPPLNILVDLPLPLL, from the exons ATGAGAGGGGCCATGATATTGCTTGTGCTCTCTGCTTTGTTGCTCTCCACAGAGGCCAAATATGGTTTCTCTTCTCTGTATAACATGGTGTTTGGTCGACCAGGTTGTAACAACGGATGCGGTGCCTTTTCCTGCTGTACACCTGCTAGGTCTTGCTCATTTGTTGATCCTATAGACTTTGACATTTCCGAG TTCTCTCCCTTCATGAATGTATTGTTCACCGTAGCCACTGCAGAAGTCTACAGGATAGACAACGTCTGCTACTCATTTCTTGTAGACGATGACGGTAACTCAGCATTTTCAAGATCAATAGTTTT tgaagATGGCACCAGACAATTGAAAACTTTTGAGGCCAATGGTGTGGCAGACAATGTCTTTAATGCTCaag gtGGCCCATGCAGATTTGATTTTGAAGTGACGGCTATTATTCAAGAACTCGAATGCCTGACCAGTCCCATATATATAGTAAACCGCTGCTTCTGCAATGACT GCTGCAACGAAGATTCCATGGTGATCGCTCTAACGAACAATTTGCTCCTCAGTTCGTTGTGCATGGACAAAGCTATTGCAGTCGCTTCAGAACAATATCCTTGTTTCCTATTCCGACAAATGCCAAACCTATTACTGCCAAGTTGCATTCCACCTCTGAACATATTGGTTGACCTCCCTTTGCCTCTGTTATAA